Proteins from a single region of Streptomyces griseiscabiei:
- a CDS encoding glycoside hydrolase family 3 N-terminal domain-containing protein has product MSSNDHRDVRLPAGERATLLLRELTVEEKCHQLVSVMPWSLVRADGSDSDEAEQWLRNPPGHVAQLITDTPAKLAQLVGSIQRQAVERTRLGIPLLFHQEALSGFLAGGHMSFPTGTGLAAAWSPELVQEMTELIRRQMIRTGMRHALSPVMDVALDPRWGRVHETYGEDPYLAAALSVAFTRGLQGDDLRQGVLATGKHFLGYALPVGGVNTSAYEGGARQTRDLFAYPFEASIRLAGLRSVMNSYADVDGIPVGASREVLTDLLRGVLGFDGFVSSDYMTLDQLVERQRVADTPAEAACLAIAAGLDVEMPKPYGYGQVLAEEVGRGNADLADVDTSVWRVLRAKFELGLFENPYPAERIDVAAVAAEGTELSRELARRSVVLAKNDGILPLAGGVKVAVVGPHADAAKLQFATYTYAAWREATDAVLSGELGNMLGSDDVTGPWYKALVTPTDPEQLVHDRFGARSIAEELCDFAGQVRTEQGSTLTRSLGDDAVARAVKSAEDADVVVLALGGASLWFTGERTEGEASDTADISLPAAQTRLAEAVAATGKPLVAVLVQGRAYALPEVIRDAQAIVMASYGGPFGPRAIAEVLFGATNPSGKLPYSIPRHSGQVPVYHHQKAGSGYRNPLPPSVDQHYLDLEATPLYPFAHGLSYTDFTLDDLSHDARAATDGTIRITTTVTNTGPVTGATVVQLYVRVNSKGGVTRPTQQLAGFHRIEADPGDSHRVTFRLAAAQLGHTDATRAFAVEPARVDFFLGFDSDDRRLTGSFDLVGAPRELTGAQRAFLSEAVGERV; this is encoded by the coding sequence ATGTCCAGCAACGATCACCGCGACGTGCGCCTGCCCGCCGGCGAACGCGCCACACTGCTGCTGCGGGAGCTGACGGTCGAGGAGAAGTGCCACCAGCTCGTCTCCGTCATGCCGTGGAGCCTGGTCCGCGCCGACGGTTCGGACTCCGACGAGGCCGAACAGTGGCTGCGGAACCCGCCGGGCCATGTCGCCCAGCTGATCACCGACACCCCCGCCAAGCTCGCGCAGCTGGTCGGCAGCATCCAGCGGCAGGCCGTCGAGCGGACCCGGCTCGGGATTCCCCTCCTGTTCCACCAGGAGGCGCTCAGCGGGTTCCTCGCCGGCGGGCACATGTCCTTCCCCACCGGTACCGGCCTCGCGGCGGCCTGGAGCCCGGAGCTGGTCCAGGAGATGACCGAGCTGATCCGCCGCCAGATGATCCGCACGGGCATGCGGCACGCGCTCTCCCCCGTGATGGACGTGGCGCTCGACCCGCGGTGGGGCCGGGTGCACGAGACGTACGGCGAGGACCCGTATCTGGCCGCCGCCCTCAGTGTCGCGTTCACTCGCGGTCTGCAGGGCGATGACCTGCGTCAGGGCGTCCTCGCCACCGGCAAGCACTTCCTCGGCTACGCCCTGCCGGTCGGCGGCGTCAACACCTCGGCGTACGAAGGGGGCGCGCGGCAGACCAGGGATCTGTTCGCCTACCCCTTCGAGGCGTCGATCCGGCTCGCCGGTCTGCGTTCGGTGATGAACTCCTACGCGGACGTGGACGGCATTCCCGTGGGCGCCTCGCGGGAGGTGCTCACCGACCTGCTGCGCGGCGTCCTCGGCTTCGACGGCTTCGTGTCGTCGGACTACATGACCCTGGACCAGCTGGTCGAGCGCCAGCGGGTGGCGGACACCCCGGCGGAGGCCGCCTGCCTCGCGATCGCGGCCGGACTGGACGTCGAGATGCCCAAGCCGTACGGCTACGGCCAGGTGCTCGCCGAGGAGGTCGGGCGGGGCAACGCGGACCTCGCCGACGTCGACACCAGCGTGTGGCGGGTGCTGCGGGCCAAGTTCGAGCTGGGGCTGTTCGAGAACCCGTATCCGGCGGAGCGCATCGATGTGGCGGCCGTCGCGGCCGAGGGCACGGAACTCTCGCGGGAGCTGGCCCGGCGATCGGTGGTCCTCGCGAAGAACGACGGCATCCTTCCGCTGGCAGGCGGGGTGAAGGTCGCCGTGGTCGGTCCGCACGCGGACGCGGCGAAGCTCCAGTTCGCGACCTACACCTACGCCGCGTGGCGGGAGGCGACGGATGCCGTACTGAGCGGGGAACTCGGCAACATGCTCGGCTCCGACGACGTCACCGGCCCCTGGTACAAGGCTCTCGTGACACCCACCGACCCCGAACAGCTGGTCCACGACCGGTTCGGCGCCCGCTCGATCGCGGAGGAGCTCTGCGACTTCGCCGGGCAGGTGCGGACGGAGCAGGGCAGCACACTGACCCGCTCGCTGGGGGACGACGCCGTCGCACGGGCCGTGAAGTCCGCCGAGGACGCGGACGTGGTGGTGCTCGCCCTGGGCGGCGCGAGTCTGTGGTTCACCGGGGAGCGCACCGAGGGAGAGGCCAGCGACACGGCGGACATCTCGCTGCCGGCCGCGCAGACGCGGCTCGCGGAGGCCGTCGCCGCCACCGGCAAGCCCCTGGTGGCCGTCCTGGTACAGGGCCGCGCCTACGCGCTGCCCGAGGTGATCCGCGATGCTCAGGCGATCGTCATGGCGTCCTACGGCGGCCCGTTCGGGCCCAGGGCGATCGCCGAGGTCCTCTTCGGCGCGACGAATCCCAGCGGGAAGCTGCCCTACAGCATCCCCCGGCACTCCGGCCAGGTCCCGGTCTACCACCACCAGAAGGCCGGCTCCGGCTACCGCAACCCCTTGCCCCCCAGCGTCGACCAGCACTACCTCGACCTGGAGGCCACGCCGCTCTACCCCTTCGCACACGGCCTGAGCTACACCGACTTCACCCTCGACGACCTGTCGCACGACGCGCGGGCCGCTACCGACGGGACGATCCGGATCACCACCACGGTCACCAACACCGGCCCCGTGACGGGTGCCACCGTCGTCCAGCTCTACGTCCGGGTGAACAGCAAGGGCGGTGTCACCCGGCCCACACAGCAACTGGCCGGCTTCCACCGGATCGAGGCGGACCCGGGCGACTCCCACCGGGTCACCTTCCGCCTCGCCGCCGCTCAGCTGGGCCACACCGACGCCACCCGCGCGTTCGCGGTCGAACCCGCGCGCGTCGACTTCTTCCTCGGCTTCGACTCCGACGACCGGCGACTCACGGGCTCCTTCGACCTGGTGGGCGCGCCGCGCGAACTCACCGGCGCCCAGCGGGCCTTCCTCTCCGAGGCGGTGGGCGAGCGGGTCTGA
- a CDS encoding DUF418 domain-containing protein, whose protein sequence is MTQNPRETVLTPSAGAPTGVTGSPTDTAPRDDRPSTGRLIGVDLARGLAVFGMYAAHVGPDPSEGGTTGFLMELAHGRASALFAFLAGFSIILMTGRRAPKTGRAGRQAVAKVVIRALVLLAVGTALSLTGTPVEVILAFYGLYFLIVLPLYRLGARPLAVIAAAGALVLPQVLYLIKGALGESAPGGLWTWPADADGVLSLLFTGSYPVLTWIPFVIAGMAVARLDLAATAVRVRLAIAGVSLAVLGYGGSWLALRLVPGALTTLTENSWTGSASSAWWSDTWGYPFGDTPAELLVASPHSETTLSILGNTGVALAVLVACLAAVDAFPRVHRLARPVIAVGTMSLTAYVFHIVGIWFLGIEELPGSPLHVLLAFIAAMTVFATLWSRFFRRGPLEWLLGKATKPAELVR, encoded by the coding sequence ATGACCCAGAACCCACGGGAAACGGTACTCACCCCATCGGCCGGCGCGCCCACCGGCGTCACCGGGAGCCCGACGGACACGGCTCCGCGCGATGACCGGCCTTCGACAGGACGTCTGATCGGCGTGGACCTCGCCCGAGGGCTGGCCGTCTTCGGGATGTACGCGGCCCATGTCGGCCCGGACCCCTCCGAAGGAGGCACGACCGGCTTCCTGATGGAACTGGCGCACGGGCGCGCCTCGGCGCTCTTCGCCTTCCTGGCCGGGTTCTCGATCATCCTGATGACCGGCCGGCGCGCCCCGAAGACGGGCCGTGCAGGCCGTCAGGCGGTCGCCAAGGTCGTGATCCGGGCACTGGTCCTGCTGGCCGTGGGCACCGCGCTGAGCCTGACCGGCACACCGGTCGAGGTGATCCTCGCCTTCTACGGCCTGTACTTCCTGATCGTCCTGCCGCTGTACCGGCTCGGTGCCCGCCCTCTGGCGGTCATCGCCGCGGCCGGTGCCCTGGTCCTGCCGCAGGTCCTGTACCTGATCAAGGGGGCCCTCGGCGAGAGCGCTCCCGGCGGTCTCTGGACCTGGCCGGCCGACGCCGACGGCGTCCTCTCGCTGCTGTTCACCGGCAGCTACCCCGTCCTGACCTGGATCCCCTTCGTCATCGCCGGCATGGCCGTGGCCCGTCTCGACCTCGCCGCGACCGCGGTACGCGTACGTCTCGCGATCGCCGGTGTCTCGCTGGCCGTCCTCGGTTACGGCGGCTCCTGGCTGGCCCTGCGCCTCGTCCCCGGCGCGCTCACGACACTCACCGAGAACAGCTGGACCGGCTCGGCCTCCTCGGCCTGGTGGTCCGACACCTGGGGCTACCCGTTCGGCGACACCCCGGCGGAGCTGCTGGTCGCCTCACCGCACAGTGAGACGACGCTGTCGATCCTGGGCAACACCGGTGTCGCGCTCGCCGTCCTCGTCGCCTGCCTGGCCGCCGTCGACGCCTTCCCGCGCGTCCACCGTCTGGCCCGGCCGGTCATCGCGGTCGGCACCATGTCGCTGACCGCGTACGTCTTCCACATCGTCGGCATCTGGTTCCTCGGCATCGAGGAGCTGCCCGGCTCGCCCCTGCATGTGCTGCTCGCCTTCATCGCCGCCATGACCGTGTTCGCGACGCTCTGGTCCCGCTTCTTCCGGCGCGGACCCCTGGAGTGGCTGCTCGGGAAGGCCACCAAGCCCGCGGAACTGGTCCGCTGA
- a CDS encoding ABC transporter substrate-binding protein, with protein sequence MGVAGTGLALGAARSDAGTGGEETRSLDQLYARAKAEGGKLVVYAGGDWKDQQDDTKNAFEERFPGVEVEMVVDYSKYQDARVDNQLATDTLVPDVVQLQTLQDFERWKREGVLLPYKPAGFGKVHDKFKDKDGAWVATDVLAFGAAYNKDLVGKDAPRGVRELADPKWKGRIASAYPNDDDATLYLYSRYVRKFGWEWLDGMARNTEFLRGSDSAGNRMAEGKKAVGLGGWVTPDAGNDPEATTVGMLPRTDDPFVAWGQREAILKDARHPAAAKLFLNWQLSKERQTSDGWSVRTDVAAPTGLKKVWQYENSGIDGFPAFMRDRAAAERLRQQMTVYIGEVKGAPTPGHLGPHPGGPQAASR encoded by the coding sequence ATGGGTGTGGCCGGTACCGGGCTGGCCCTCGGCGCCGCACGTTCCGACGCCGGGACGGGCGGGGAGGAGACCAGGTCGCTCGACCAGCTGTACGCCAGGGCGAAGGCCGAGGGCGGGAAGCTCGTCGTCTACGCGGGCGGCGACTGGAAGGACCAGCAGGACGACACCAAGAACGCGTTCGAGGAGCGATTCCCCGGCGTCGAGGTGGAGATGGTCGTCGACTACAGCAAGTACCAGGACGCCCGCGTCGACAACCAGCTCGCCACGGACACCCTGGTGCCCGACGTGGTCCAGTTGCAGACACTGCAGGACTTCGAGCGCTGGAAGCGCGAGGGAGTGCTGCTCCCGTACAAGCCCGCCGGCTTCGGCAAGGTCCACGACAAGTTCAAGGACAAGGACGGCGCCTGGGTCGCCACCGATGTCCTCGCGTTCGGCGCGGCCTACAACAAGGACCTCGTCGGCAAGGACGCGCCGCGCGGCGTAAGGGAGTTGGCGGACCCGAAGTGGAAGGGCCGGATCGCCTCGGCGTACCCCAACGACGACGACGCGACGCTCTACCTCTACAGCCGGTACGTGCGGAAGTTCGGCTGGGAGTGGCTCGACGGAATGGCGCGCAACACCGAGTTCCTGCGCGGCTCGGACTCCGCCGGCAACCGGATGGCGGAGGGGAAGAAGGCCGTCGGTCTCGGCGGATGGGTCACCCCCGACGCGGGGAACGACCCGGAGGCCACCACGGTCGGCATGCTTCCCCGTACCGACGACCCGTTCGTCGCCTGGGGGCAGCGCGAGGCGATCCTCAAGGACGCCCGCCATCCGGCCGCCGCCAAGCTCTTCCTCAACTGGCAGCTGTCCAAGGAGCGGCAGACCAGCGACGGTTGGTCCGTCCGCACCGACGTGGCCGCGCCCACCGGCCTGAAGAAGGTCTGGCAGTACGAGAACTCCGGCATCGACGGCTTCCCGGCCTTCATGCGCGACCGCGCCGCGGCCGAACGCCTCCGTCAGCAGATGACCGTGTACATCGGCGAGGTCAAGGGCGCTCCGACCCCGGGGCACCTGGGCCCGCACCCCGGCGGACCGCAGGCCGCTTCCCGCTGA
- a CDS encoding glycoside hydrolase family 78 protein encodes MAVAAAPHAPHFEHLTDPSPVRGIGTGSPRLSWTVPHADPDYRQTAYEVEILRGGRAERHRVHSAEQVLVPWPAAPLGSREFASVRVRVAHGSDWSEWSGRSVVEAGLLDAADWSAAFVSPVAIGGLRMPAPVLRGSLHVPGEVRRARLYATAHGVYTATLNGRRVGDQVLAPGWTAYEHRLRYQTYDVTDLVREGDNELDVLLGNGWYRGRLGFNGERALYGDRLALLAQLEVTTDDGQVHTLATDGTWTARESEVLADDLYDGQRTDLRRRDARWHAAGDAVEVVPGDLGRLVAPEGPPVRVGSLLPAEKVWTTPAGRTLVDFGQNAVGWVRLRVRGLVPGSEVVVRHAEVLENGELATAPLRSAEATDSYLVTGASEETLEPSLTFHGFRYAEVSGVPGLRAEDVDAVVIGSDLRRTGWFSSSHALLDRFHENVVWSMRGNFLDVPTDCPQRDERLGWTGDIQVFAPTAMFLFDSAGFLGSWLADLAAEQQPDGSVPYVVPDVIRTPSPAATAWGDAAALVPWTLYLRTGDHGILERQLPSMRAWVDHAAGLAGPDRLWSGGFQFGDWLDPTAPPEDAARAKADPDVVATAHLARSAEVVAEAARVLGRTAEADRYAALAAEVRTAFAHAYVTRTGRILSDAPTVYALAVQWALLSDAEQREHAGRRLADLVRANAFRISTGFVGTPLVTDALVATGHVDVAFRLLFQTGCPSWLYPVTMGATTIWERWDSMLPDGSVNTGGMTSFNHYALGAVADWLHRTVAGLAPAAPGYREIRVDPRPSADLTSASARHITPYGEAHVAWERSAGTFRLSVRVPVGASAHVRLPGADEPLTVGHGEHRWEAPDPVAADVVSGAMATVRDLLDDAGVWSEVVVSAVDTGVVPGGEPDVAARLAPYLDSPVSAVPKALAPHEVNAATRALEQRLHTILGLRRA; translated from the coding sequence ATGGCCGTGGCTGCCGCTCCCCACGCACCCCACTTCGAGCACCTCACCGACCCCTCCCCCGTGCGGGGCATCGGAACGGGCTCGCCCCGACTGTCCTGGACGGTTCCGCACGCGGACCCGGACTACCGGCAGACCGCCTACGAGGTGGAGATCCTGCGCGGTGGACGCGCCGAGCGCCACCGGGTGCACAGCGCCGAACAGGTGCTGGTGCCCTGGCCCGCCGCGCCGTTGGGATCCCGTGAGTTCGCCTCGGTCCGCGTGCGCGTGGCGCACGGCTCCGACTGGAGCGAGTGGAGCGGGCGTTCCGTCGTGGAGGCCGGGCTGCTCGACGCCGCCGACTGGTCCGCGGCCTTCGTCAGCCCGGTGGCCATCGGTGGCCTGCGGATGCCGGCACCGGTGCTGCGTGGGTCCCTGCACGTGCCGGGCGAGGTGCGCAGGGCCCGCCTCTACGCCACCGCGCACGGCGTGTACACCGCCACGCTCAACGGCCGCCGCGTCGGCGACCAGGTCCTCGCACCGGGCTGGACCGCGTACGAACACCGGCTGCGCTACCAGACGTACGACGTCACGGACCTGGTGCGCGAGGGCGACAACGAACTGGACGTCCTGCTGGGCAACGGCTGGTACCGCGGACGCCTGGGCTTCAACGGCGAACGCGCCCTGTACGGCGACCGGCTCGCCCTCCTGGCACAGCTGGAGGTCACCACCGACGACGGTCAGGTGCACACACTCGCCACGGACGGCACCTGGACCGCGCGGGAGAGCGAGGTGCTCGCCGACGACCTCTACGACGGTCAGCGCACCGACCTGCGACGGCGCGACGCGCGCTGGCACGCGGCCGGCGACGCCGTGGAGGTGGTCCCGGGCGACCTCGGACGCCTCGTCGCACCGGAGGGGCCGCCCGTCCGGGTCGGCAGTCTCCTGCCCGCCGAGAAGGTGTGGACGACACCCGCCGGCCGCACTCTGGTCGACTTCGGCCAGAACGCGGTGGGCTGGGTGCGGTTGAGGGTGCGCGGGCTGGTGCCCGGCAGCGAGGTCGTCGTCCGGCACGCGGAGGTCCTGGAGAACGGTGAGCTCGCGACCGCTCCCCTGCGCTCCGCCGAGGCGACCGACAGCTATCTGGTCACCGGCGCGTCCGAGGAGACGCTGGAGCCCTCCCTCACCTTCCACGGCTTCCGTTACGCGGAGGTGTCGGGTGTGCCCGGTCTGCGCGCCGAGGACGTGGACGCCGTGGTGATCGGCTCCGACCTGCGCCGTACCGGCTGGTTCAGCTCCTCCCACGCCCTGCTCGACCGCTTCCACGAGAACGTGGTGTGGAGCATGCGCGGCAACTTCCTCGACGTCCCCACGGACTGCCCCCAGCGCGACGAACGGCTCGGCTGGACCGGGGACATCCAGGTGTTCGCGCCCACGGCCATGTTCCTGTTCGACAGCGCGGGCTTCCTCGGCTCCTGGCTCGCGGACCTGGCCGCCGAACAGCAGCCCGACGGGTCGGTGCCGTATGTGGTGCCGGACGTGATCCGCACGCCCTCGCCCGCCGCGACGGCCTGGGGCGACGCCGCCGCGCTGGTCCCCTGGACGCTGTATCTGCGCACCGGCGACCACGGCATCCTGGAGCGTCAACTGCCCAGCATGCGCGCCTGGGTCGACCATGCGGCGGGGCTCGCCGGCCCCGACCGCCTCTGGTCGGGGGGCTTCCAGTTCGGCGACTGGCTCGACCCGACGGCTCCCCCGGAGGACGCCGCCCGTGCCAAGGCGGACCCGGACGTGGTGGCCACCGCGCACCTGGCCCGCTCGGCGGAGGTCGTGGCCGAGGCCGCGCGTGTACTCGGTCGCACGGCGGAGGCCGACCGGTACGCCGCCCTGGCGGCCGAGGTACGTACGGCGTTCGCCCACGCGTACGTCACCCGGACCGGCCGGATCCTCTCCGACGCCCCCACGGTGTACGCGCTGGCCGTCCAGTGGGCCCTGCTGTCCGACGCCGAGCAGCGCGAGCACGCCGGGCGGAGGCTGGCGGACCTGGTCCGCGCGAACGCGTTCCGCATCAGCACCGGCTTCGTGGGAACGCCGCTGGTGACCGACGCGCTGGTCGCCACCGGACACGTCGACGTCGCCTTCCGGCTGCTGTTCCAGACCGGGTGCCCGTCGTGGCTCTACCCGGTGACGATGGGCGCCACCACGATCTGGGAGCGCTGGGACAGCATGCTGCCTGACGGCAGCGTCAACACCGGTGGGATGACGTCGTTCAACCACTACGCGCTCGGCGCCGTCGCGGACTGGCTGCACCGCACCGTCGCCGGGCTGGCCCCCGCCGCGCCCGGCTACCGCGAGATCCGCGTCGACCCTCGCCCCTCCGCCGACCTGACGTCCGCGTCGGCCCGCCACATCACGCCGTACGGCGAGGCCCATGTCGCCTGGGAGAGGTCCGCGGGGACGTTCCGTCTGAGCGTGCGCGTCCCGGTCGGCGCGTCCGCCCATGTGCGTCTGCCCGGAGCCGACGAGCCGCTCACCGTCGGACACGGTGAGCACCGCTGGGAGGCACCCGATCCGGTGGCCGCCGACGTGGTGTCCGGTGCCATGGCCACGGTCCGTGATCTGCTCGACGACGCGGGCGTCTGGTCCGAGGTCGTGGTGTCGGCCGTCGACACCGGTGTCGTCCCTGGGGGCGAGCCGGATGTCGCCGCCCGCCTCGCCCCGTACCTGGACTCGCCCGTGTCCGCCGTCCCGAAGGCCCTCGCACCGCACGAGGTCAACGCCGCGACCAGGGCACTGGAACAGCGGCTGCACACGATCCTCGGCCTGCGCCGCGCCTGA